actttatttaactttttgaacagaacgtaaaCTCTTtggcttaccggtgatttttatttattttttttttattttatttttacctttataggacaaacctctccttccccatggaacAATGTGCAAAGCGAAAATCGCctagagatgtggcaaagtacattatgcactttgtcccaggtgaaaggagaggtttgcagcagctctgtgtgaatgggccctaatagccctgtgtgcctgtcctggtgagatgtgatccctatgctaggtgtacctgtgtgtggtacttccggaaacactctccaaagcatagggcagggtggtcagggcagtcaggacagaaatagcgggtgtcacgccttattccactcctgctacagacacaacatctttttcggggtgacggttgggttgaggtaccagcaacgacattggggaaatgtcgctcgtgtagacggctcactacactggtggttggggccacggaacctcctggatacaggaggttctcaatgatctcttcctgaaatttgaggaaggatcctgttctcccagccttactgtagagaacaaaacttttatatacagccaattgaatcaaatatacagacaccttcttatcccagcgtctggtgcgtcgggaaactaaataaggagccaacatctggtcattgaagtccacccctacCATGagtgaattatagtcgtggacacagaggggtttTCAATGACACTAGTtgctatttgtattgtcgtgtctgcgtgaatggaggagagcatgtaaacgtcacgcttgtctctccatttcaccgcgagcagttcttcgttacacaaggcagccctctccccccttgcaagatgggtggtaacgagccgttgggggaagccccggcgactaggtcgcacggtgccacagcagccaatcggttctaggaacaaatgcctgaagaggggcacacttgtgttccaaataagggtgacaccaagtcccagactggcttcccactgctccccaggtagtcagggtaaccgaccggctccagggtctgatctttaccctcatagatctgaaatttgtgggtatagactgtgaccctttcacagagcttacacaatttgaccccatactgggcgcgcttgcttgggatgtattgtttgaagccaaggtgcccggtaaaatgtataagggactcttctacgcagatgttttgctcaggggtatataaATCTgctaatttgttgttgaagtggtctatgagggtccgaattttgtggagccagtcaaaagctgggtggcctctgggacgggaggtggtgttgtcgctaaagtgcaggaaacgcaggatggcctcaaatcgtgccctggacatggcagcagagaacatgggcatgtgatgaattgggtttgtggaccaatatgaccgcaattcatgctttttgtttagacccatgttgaggagaaggcccagaaaaaaaaaattcgagcacttggacgggtttccaccggaaaggctgggcataatagcttcccgggttggcggctataaattgactggcataccgatttgtttctgccacgactatgtccaagagctccgcagtcaagaacagctcaaaaaatcccagtgccgaaccgatctgagctgtctcaacccgaactccagactgggcagtgaaagggggaactaatggtgcggctgaagttggggactgccaatcagggtttgccagcacctcagggactctaggggctctacgggcctgtctgtgtggtggctgcgatggggtaactattgcacgtgccactgtaccagcttcaactgcccttctggtgctcgccacttcaccatgttgtacggcagtgctggtactaggtccagggggggctgcgctgctggtgtatgcctcaccacataatccaacagcgccagccccactctgctgcccttgaagcggatcctgcgcaacctgtggtgtagcaacacggggccgggtacgcctggtggtatcagggacctcaacctcctcgtccaaactttgggtcagactgccactgctttctacaggttcatattctgacccgctggatttggcagatgagggttcccatttctcatccgactgggtcagaagcctgtaggcctcttcagaagaataccccttatttgacatttggactactaaatttagggggtatttcctgagactacccaagaaaaaaagcaagcctgtcttacaaatgggaggctagcgaagtaccggaagccgctgcgattgataaaaaatatcaaaactgattttttttttatcgccgcagcgcttgtgaagtgattgtgcagtgatcaaaaaataaataaaaaattgtcactgcggcggggcgggcgtgggtgaacgcacgtgtgggcgaccgatcaggcctgatcgggcaaacactgcgttttgggtggagggcgaactaaggtgacactaatactattatagatctgactgtgatcatttttgatcacttacagatactataacagtacaaatgctgattagcgatacgctaatcagtgaatcagtgactgcagtgcggtgggctgggcgctaaacgatcgctaactacctaaccaaggggcctaaactatcctaaaacctaacagtcaataccagtggaaaaaaaaagtgacagtttacactgatcacttttttccctttcactaggtgactGACAGGGGCGatgaaggggtgatcaaggggttaattggggtgatagggggtgatctggggctatgtgtggtgtttggtgtactcactgtgatgactactcctctgctggaaccaaccgaccaaaaggaacagcagaggagcagagaagccatttaacaccttgtatttataaatataaggtgttaaatggcttgtgattcatttttttgaaaatcatcagcctgccagccacgatcatacccctctaacttttgccggcccgcgatacgcatgcgtgggccggctgtgagcgtcatcttGCGTCTctcgagatgacgcgccaatgcgtgTCTCTGCCtaagactgccgcctccggactgcgatcctgcgttaggcggtctggaggcggttaaaacATACCTTTGGTATCCTTCTGTGCATTTTTGATCACAAGAAAATAAAGTTTGTTCCATATGGAAATGAGCCACAATTTGCCCAGCAGGGGCATTTACAGCTTTACATAAAGCCTATGCTTGCCTATTCAAAGAGCCCAGTACCTCCCCTGTGCACTAGTAACTCCCTGCAATGTCACCAATGCTCTTCACCTCTGCCGATAATGTTGCCCCACCGCTCTCTGCCTGGTCCTGCGCATAACAGTACATAGGCGCACACTGGCCTCACTATATGTACTGCACTTGCCTCTCcgctctctgcctggggctgcGCACCACTGTGCATAGTGTGAGCATCGGCCACACTATATGTACTGCACATGCGAATTGCTGAAAGCGCAGTACAGATAATGAGGCCCCACTATGTAAAATGATGCACAGGCCCAGGCAGAGAGGAAAGGGACGACATTATCGGTAGAGGGGGAGAGAGTCGGTGATGTCAAAAATTAACAGAAATATGCCAAACATGGTATGTTTTAAAATCATGAGTTCAGAACATCCCTAGTTATATGGGTGAAATAtagctgacagattccttttaaagaccatataattataagcaaattGAGGGCAATAATTCTGGTTTGCATAGCCTCTAGGTGTCAGTATATCACTAAGAATAGCATCCAAGAATTAAAAGGGAAATGAAACAAAACTGTGAACTGACTGACAAAAAAGAAGACACAAACATTGTAGACACTGCCACAACACTGCTCTGAACATCTAAGACTCTAGCACGAAAGTAAgtggatattatatatatactgaatgTATTGTTTTGCATTAGAAATAAGTCATTTTACAATGTTGATTTTGTTTTGTATCTTGTGATTCTTTGCAGTACAAAATGTTCAGCATGAGGGTTAATCTGCCATCTGTTCTAATAATCTGCTATTCTCTTGGAACTTGTACAGCAAATCTGGATATCAAAACTCACCCATGTACaattaaggaaaaaaatatatcagtGGTTATTGATTGTAAGGCATGCCACTTAAAAACTGTTCCTTCACCGATCAACTACACAGCTAACTCTGCAGAGTTGCTGTTGTCCAAAAatcatatacatacagtacataaaacTGCATTCCATAAATGGCCTAATTTAACAAAAGTGGATTTAAGTTTTAATGCCTATCAACACCGCGGAGAAATGGCTGCAAGCGTTCTAACTATAGACAATGAAGCATTTGTCAAACAAACCAAACTTGAGGCGTTGTTCATCGTTAGCAATAATTTGCATACAATACCAAGTGGACTGCCCATTTCATTACATACTCTAGATTTAGGGAATAATAATATTTTATCAATCAGCAGAAAAAGTTTCTCTGAAATAAAACGCCTGAAGATACTGTATCTGGATCACAACTGTTACTATGGCAATAACTGTTCAGAAGAAGTGAATATTCAAGAAGGAGCATTTTTACTGTTACAAAATTTGACCACCTTGTCTCTATCATCTAATAACTTAAAGAGAGTTCCTCTGGGGCTACCTCCATCCTTAAGAGCACTTTATTTGAAGAACAATAATATAACCTCCATTGGAAAAGAAGACTTTATGGATCTAACTAACTTAAAAATACTTGATTTGAGTGGTAATTGTCCAAGATGCTTTAATGCTGCATTTTATTGCAAACCTTGTCCCGGACAGTCTTCACTAGACATACATCCCAATGCTTTTCAGTACCTTAAGAAACTGGTGAGTCTTAACCTTGGCAATTCTTCTCTTAAATCAGTTCCAAGAATGTGGTTTCAAAACCTAACACAACTGAAAGTTTTGAACTTAGAGAACAATTATCTGGTAACAGAAATGGCATCAGGTGATTTTTTACTTAGTTTATCTTCCCTTCAAAAACTTGATTTGTCTTTTAATTACGAGATAAGAACCTATTTCCGTAATTTGAATCTTTCagagaatttttccaaattaatATCTCTCCAAGAACTGCATGTGCAAGGTTATGTTTTTCAAATAATTACAAACACAACTTTTGCTCCATTACAGAAGATAAAAACATTGAATGTTATAAACTTTGGAACAAACTTCATTAGGCAAGTTAATTTAGATGTCTTTCATAATTTTCATAATTTAACAATGATATATTTATCTGAAAACAGAATTACTCCATTTATTGTAAGACCAAGGCAAGaagaaaattttggaaaaattcccAAAGTTTATAGAAGCTCCATCCATGATGATGCCGCACACAATACAGTAGATAATCCAGTTGATTACCATTTAGAAAATGATAGATGGTCTGATCAAATTATTAAACCCATATGTCTAACATATGGAAAAACTTTAGATCTTAGTTACAATCTCATGTTCTTTATTGCTGCAGAAGAATTTAGTTTGTTATCAGACATAGTATGTTTGAATTTGTCCCATAATAGCATTGATCAAGATTTAAATGGGACAGAATTTGTTCACATGCCAAATCTAACATACTTGGACTTGTCATATAATAAATTAGATTTTGATTCCTCCACAGCTTTTAAGGAACTGCCAAGACTACAAGTGTTAGACCTAAGTTACAATGCAAAGTACTTTATGGTTGAAGGTGTAACTCATAATTTGAATTTTATTGGTAATATCCCCAGTCTAAAAGTGTTAAATATAAGTTGGAATAAAATTTCAACTCTAACTGAATATCATATTAACGAAAGTGGAGTAGAGGAATTGAGGTTTTCAGGAAACCTTTTAAATATCATGTGGGCAAAATGGAACCCACGCTATGAGGATATTTTTAAGAATTTTACTAGTCTAAAAATACTAGATATATCGTTCAATGATCTTGAACAACTTTCTAACAAAATTCTTCTTAATTTACCTCAAAGTCTAACAAAGCTCTACCTATGCAAAAACAAATTAGAGTTATGGCATTGGAAAACACTGAAACACTTGAAAAATCTGAAATTGCTTGATCTTAGCCATAACAGAATAAAAGTGATAGAGTCTAATATGTACAAGTACACATCATCCTTGCAAAAACTTTCACTGCAGAATAATGTGATTTCCCAATTGTTACCTTCTTTTCTTTATAAAGCTACAAGCCTAACAAAACTTGATTTGAGCTCCAACCATATCCAGACAATAAACAAATTAGTGTTTTTGTGGGGAAATGATAACTTTTTAAAAGTTCTGTGGTTGGAAGGAAACCCATTTGATTGTACATGTGAAATCACTGACTTTGTGCAATGGATCATGAAAAACAATGTTACCATTCCACGGCTAGCCACTGATGTTACTTGTGCCACACCTAATAACTGGAAGAAGAGAGGGATTATAACTTTTGACATACAGACCTGTAATGTGGACATGATAGCAATGCTGCTGTTTCTAACATCATCACTGGTAATTATTCCACTAACCGCATTACCAGTTGTGAAACATTTGTTTTATTGGGATGTGTGGTATATATACCACTGGTGCAAGGCAAGACTCAAACGCTTCAAAGTTCATTCTTCAGGAAGCGTGTATGATGCTTTCATCACATATGACGAGACAGATCCAGCTGTTACTGACTGGGTTTATAATGAATTGTGTCATCAGATTGAGAACAAGGGGAAAAAAAGCATACTTCTCTGCCTAGAAGAAAGAGACTGGGAGCCAGGAAAAGCTGTCATAGACAATATTGCACAAAGTATTAACCAAAGTAAAAAGACATTATTTGTTCTCACAAAAAAATACGTAAGAAGCGGAAAGTTCCGGACAGCTTTCTACCTGGCCATGCAAAAGCTGATGGATGAGAATATGGACGTTATTGTCATTGTACTGTTACAGCCTGTTCTACAAAATTCCCAGTACCTGAGACTCAGGAAGGAAATCTGTGCAAGCTCAATTTTAGAGTGGCCCACAAATCCAcatgcagaatattttttttggcaaaaaatgaaaaatgttttattgACAGAAAACAGTAGTAGGTACAATAATTTATATACCAATTCTGTCACAACTTGGCAACATGGATAAAAATAGTACATACAGTATGATTTAATATTTAATCATATTATTCATATGCACCATTATAAGTGCCTATTCTCATGGTGGGGACAAATTATAGCTTTGTGGAAAGGAAAAGCCTATTAGATTGACTGGCAGTATACTACTGCCAAACAATAATGATTTTGTATACTGAATATACCAAAGCGTTGTTTGAACGATCAGAAGGCTGAAATGTGAGGTCCACTAGTGGgactaaataaataattaaaggtTATCTGTCATCAAAGTCAACACTATCACATCAGGAACACTGTCTGGTAGGGCTGTCATTCATTGTGGCATTTAGAAAAAAtccaatttaaaaacaaaaatgcaaattcAGCCTAGGCCATGAGGGTGTGCCCTAGCCATCTCAGCAATTTCACTCTGCTCGCAAAGACAATATGGGGcagtattaagaccagcattttagacactggtcttaataacctaTATCTGGCAGTGGATCCACCAGACTCATGAAGAagcctccattcactgctgtagaacttactaatatagcctagCTAGAATGCTCAGCAATTTTTGAAAATCCCATAATCAGTGAATAGAGAGGACATGACACATACACAGACAGCCCTCCAGTCACCGCTAtaatacttccaaaaatagccaagctagCTATATTCAGACGTCCTCTGGCAGTAAACAGAAAAATCTGCTTATGTATAGCTTGCTCTCAATTCATGGTGGCCCTTGTTCTTGAGATCGGAGAGGGACCAACTTGTATCAAACAATTATAGCATATCcttttgatatgccataaatgttaagatgagacaatcccttgaaaggaaatctgtcaccccaGCTGTCAgtgtttaaagggactctgttaacatgatcaacactattaagccagccatattgcctggtagggttgatcatgctgattaaaatgataccctgTTTTGTAGGTTGCAGTTCTCTATCTTTATGCAAATCAGATAGTTGGAGCACCAAGGGACAGGCTGTAGCGCTTGGAGCACCCCAACACCTACTCCGCTAGTGCTCATTACACTTCCCTCTCCCTTTTGATTGAAAAGTATATAGTCCTGTCTGATGGTGC
This is a stretch of genomic DNA from Bufo gargarizans isolate SCDJY-AF-19 chromosome 3, ASM1485885v1, whole genome shotgun sequence. It encodes these proteins:
- the LOC122930969 gene encoding toll-like receptor 8 — its product is MFSMRVNLPSVLIICYSLGTCTANLDIKTHPCTIKEKNISVVIDCKACHLKTVPSPINYTANSAELLLSKNHIHTVHKTAFHKWPNLTKVDLSFNAYQHRGEMAASVLTIDNEAFVKQTKLEALFIVSNNLHTIPSGLPISLHTLDLGNNNILSISRKSFSEIKRLKILYLDHNCYYGNNCSEEVNIQEGAFLLLQNLTTLSLSSNNLKRVPLGLPPSLRALYLKNNNITSIGKEDFMDLTNLKILDLSGNCPRCFNAAFYCKPCPGQSSLDIHPNAFQYLKKLVSLNLGNSSLKSVPRMWFQNLTQLKVLNLENNYLVTEMASGDFLLSLSSLQKLDLSFNYEIRTYFRNLNLSENFSKLISLQELHVQGYVFQIITNTTFAPLQKIKTLNVINFGTNFIRQVNLDVFHNFHNLTMIYLSENRITPFIVRPRQEENFGKIPKVYRSSIHDDAAHNTVDNPVDYHLENDRWSDQIIKPICLTYGKTLDLSYNLMFFIAAEEFSLLSDIVCLNLSHNSIDQDLNGTEFVHMPNLTYLDLSYNKLDFDSSTAFKELPRLQVLDLSYNAKYFMVEGVTHNLNFIGNIPSLKVLNISWNKISTLTEYHINESGVEELRFSGNLLNIMWAKWNPRYEDIFKNFTSLKILDISFNDLEQLSNKILLNLPQSLTKLYLCKNKLELWHWKTLKHLKNLKLLDLSHNRIKVIESNMYKYTSSLQKLSLQNNVISQLLPSFLYKATSLTKLDLSSNHIQTINKLVFLWGNDNFLKVLWLEGNPFDCTCEITDFVQWIMKNNVTIPRLATDVTCATPNNWKKRGIITFDIQTCNVDMIAMLLFLTSSLVIIPLTALPVVKHLFYWDVWYIYHWCKARLKRFKVHSSGSVYDAFITYDETDPAVTDWVYNELCHQIENKGKKSILLCLEERDWEPGKAVIDNIAQSINQSKKTLFVLTKKYVRSGKFRTAFYLAMQKLMDENMDVIVIVLLQPVLQNSQYLRLRKEICASSILEWPTNPHAEYFFWQKMKNVLLTENSSRYNNLYTNSVTTWQHG